The sequence CATCCCAACCAGCTGAGTATCGAGTGCGAGGGTGACGGGAAGTCAGCGCGTGCTCCATGCAGTCTGTCACCAAGGAGAGGTCCTCATTACACTTTTGGTCCAATGACTTTATCATTGATAGATCTGTGCAAAATGAGAAGTGATTCAGCTGGTGTTGATCTGCACCACCCCTGTTCTAGACCAAGTTAAAGAAAGTTTCTCTAGACCCCAATCCTACATCAGAAGGCATGCCAACACTATCCTATCCCAGGTCCTCATGGGGACTGGAACCCAGCTTCAAGGAAGAACCGTGCACACTTGCCATCTGTGTCTCGGCTCATGGAGAGTACTAGTTGCTCCTCCCATCCCTGATTTCACTCACAGCTTCATGAAGAAGCTGCAGAACTTCACCAGTATCAGAGGGCAGTGTTCTCAAAGTCAAGACTCTTTATATGACCTAATTCCCCCCACACCCAAAGGATATGGCTCTACATTCCCATTGTTTCAAGTGTAAGAGCAATGGGTTAGTATTGGCAAAATGAATAGGAGACTAAGGATTCAGGACAAGACTTGCCTGTGATCCACTCAGCTCACTTACATGATGCCAGGAACTTCTCGCCATAGATTTCTTTGATCTCTAAGCCTGCCTTGTCCCAAGACATCTTTGTATTTGATGAATGCATGTCACTACTGGTAATATCCGTTTTGAAGTAACCAGGCTCTATAATAGCCACCTTCACCCCAAAATAGGAGAGCTCCCTCCTGCAAGACAGACAGACTTCAAGAACTTCAGATGATTATCTGTAAAAGAATTCACAATAAGAGTACAGTGACATGCCAACATGAGCCTGTGGTGAGGAGAGCTCACAGTTGTGGATCTGGGATGTGCAGTAGAAGGAACTAAACTTATGGTGAGGGCCTTGCCTTTGTGCTATTGAATGTCACACTAAGTGTTTGGTGTGTGTAGCTCACTGGCCTAAAACTAGGCCTTCTGTTCTATGACACATTAAGACCTCTCCATGTACTGCAGATAAAAGGGTCACCATCTTGCCAGAGTCACCTCCATATTACTTCTAAGACTCACTCTACCACACTGTCCTAGGGGCACTCAGGACATCTCTCACTTTGTTCCTTCAGGTGTCTTCAGAGAGCAAGCCCCTGCCTGCCACTCCATCCAATTCACATCCTCCATGTTCCCTGCAGCCAGGGATGTACCTGCCTTGAATGGCTATTCAGATGTAATTGCTTTGAAGGTCTTCTATTGCCAACAGCACGACATAAATCTTGTCCAGTGCCCTCAGACTCTCCACAAGTCTACCTCAACTCACCTGGTGGCCATCCTCCTTCATATCTGGTATGTCCTTTCCCCAAAGAGAATCCACCTACACATACAGGTTCCAGGTTTCTATGTTCAACCTTTACTTTGCTGCAGCCCAATCCTGCTACTGGACCCTGACAAATCTGAGGACTGCTATGGTGTACGCAGCTGACTGGGCCATGGCCACTCCAAGGGAAGGGcacacttcctctctgtctcctctctcactctctcagttGCCGTAGTCTTTAGTTCAGGATCAAAACATTTCTGTTTGGTGGAATGTGTTGATTGTGGGCTCTACATGGGCCTGATACCTAGCTCTCAATTTGAATGGGATGTTCTTCCCCAGTCAAAAACATTTAGCATCATAGAACTCATGGGGCTCGATTCTGGACCCAATATACTCAAAGATGCAATTTGACCTCAGTAATGTCCCCCAAGTTCCTCCCACAAATAACACAGGACAAGATGAACTCAGGTCTCAATCCTGCCCTCTATACAGACTTAGAAATGTACTTGTCAATGGATAATTCAATGAAGAGAAGATGAGAGAGCACCTAAAACAGAGAGTATCTTACTCATGATGGGATACTAAAGGCCATGATTAAATAAACCCCTGCCAAAATTTCCCTCAGGTACCCACATCCCTGTCCAATACCTGAGGGAGTCCGAGAAGGCCTCTACACCATACTTGGAGATGCAGTATCCACCACCAAAGAGAGATACTCGACCCATGACACTAGAGACATTGACCACACGGCCCCTTGCCTTCCTCACTAAGGGCAGCATGTTTAGAGTCACCTCGATCATTCCCAACAGGTTCACATCCAGTATCTTTGCAAAGTCCTGTTTGTTCAGCCACTCATTGGGAACCGTGGGGATGGAGATTCCAGCATTGTTGACCAGgccccagagtcctggggaaagTGGGAAGATGAGAGAGTTATATAAAATAGCTATAGTTCTGGATGAAATGTATATTCAAATAGGTAAGACCACTTAGACAAGCATATAAAGGAAAGTAGGAAACAATGAAGAACAGTATGTTATCATATGGGCTGGGTACCCCATCCTAGAGACTCAAGGCTCACATTATGGATACCTTGCTCCTTGAAGGCTTCATGGCTCCAATCCTTCATGAGAAGCAAGAAACAATCATTTCTGGCTTGTTAGCTTTAAGGACAGATTTTGAAAACATGGTGTGCCTTTGTGTATCTGGAGATCTTAAAACTATAATTGTGTTTTATACATTATTTCCATCCCTgaactttttattctttcatttgtgaCCCTTATGCTCATAGATTTGAGAGTTTGGTCATTGGAGAACTGTAACACTTGAAAGGGATTaggagggctggagacatggctcagtggttaagagcagggactgattttccagaggtcctgagttcatttctcaacaaccacatggtggctcacaaccatctgttatgagatctggtgccctcttcttatatatcataaataaatcaatctttaaaaaaaagggattaagatgtgtgtatgtgggcatgggtgtggccttgttggaagtagtgtatcactggggatgggctatGGGGTTTCAAAACCTCAAGCCAGAGTCtcactcttcctgctgtctggaatGATGTATGTAGAACTGATCTGGATGTTGAACTTCCATGTCCTTCTCCTGCACCGCCTCTGCCTGTGTGCCCCCAGGCTACCTACACGCTATGCTGATAATCTCTGAAATAGCAAGCCAGCCAGAaataaatggtttcctttataagaagtGCCATGTTTGTGATGTTCCTCTAGAGAAATAGGATACTGGCTAAGTCACAGGGCCGCCTTTGTCTTTCAAATggcaaagaaagacagagaaaagaaggactggtagagaggcaagagaggaacatgcaaaagaaaagaaagaaacgaCAAAAGGAATGTCCCGGTGAAACCAagtggacaaacaaacaaatgtgaccTTGACTGGAGCAGAGTTTGGAAAACAGTGCTGTGTTTGTGGCTCTGATGAAGTGGGTCTTTCGAGGTCTAGCATCAATATTGAGCAGCTCTCCTCAGATGCTTGCAAAACCCAAGGGACAGGATGAGGGAGGAGACAATGCCTGCTGAACACCAACAGCACTGAggctccacccccaaccccagaaaaGGGTGCCCTTTCTTGACCCTCACTTATGGGCTGCCCTTCCTCATCCATTTTGGTCTTTAAGTCCGGGATCCCCTAGTACCCACTCAGGAAAGCTTACAAGTAAACACCACATTATACTGTGCAGAGTGCATTGGAGAGTGGTTGATTAGATTAAACATGGcatttgttgatttaaaaaaagttgGCCCATGTGTAATATGTACCCTTTGCTCCAAAGCATGTCTTGCCCCTCTGGAGACCCATATTCTatcatcaatttttttaaaaaatcttgttttgttttgttttggaatgcTCTGTGGGAATCTGTTTCTATAGATACTTCctaaactatataaatatatgaaatgattTAATGGAGTCACCATAGGATGGGGAGATCATCTCTGACCTAGACATCTTATGCCAacagtaaaacctccagtgccagtaATGGGCTACATCCTGTTGAGTCATTGGTCAAAAGGTCTCCATGGAGCCGCACTCTCAACCccatcacaggctattgccaaggctactcATTGTTCTCCACAGCCTCATAGTGAGGACTTATTGCTGAAGATGATTATTACTTATGTCATCGAGCAGGGAGAAGTTGAGCAGGTGCCCAACTAACagcttcacccctactgattAGCAATCAAAGTGCCAGAAgacactctggactctcccagaggAGAAAGGCAATCACCAGGATCagccagctacaaaccctgtgaaCTACAACTGTGATCTGCCTGTAAGATCTACTGTGCAGTAGAGGCACAAATGACATGGGAGTAACTAGCACTTTCTTATTAGATTGAAggccactctatgagatggagcCATACCTGACTCTGCATAGGAGTCAGAAACATCAGACCAGATAGGTCATGGGCCTTGGGAAAACCTAAGAATAGTATTCTGCTCAAGGAATGCATAGTGAAATGAATGGTAATACGTATCACTGCACTCATGACCAGTGCCTTGCACaacactcatcagaaaacactGGTACTGCAATAGATGAGAATGAACACAGAGTcacacaactggacagtgtgcagagagtgagagccTTTGGAGCACTCGGTCCTACAAGGGGAATCTTCATCCAAGCCCTccactcaaggctcagggatcttaGAACATGAGGATGTGGGAAGActgaagagccagaggtgatgaaaTCTTGAAGATtaactgtcttctggacacaacaggactgaggcacatataaactcacagaggttaTTTTGACACACATTATACCTGCATAGGTCCCAGACCTTACCCAAACtcagaaggggaagtggacacacaGTCTAACCTCTAATCTAGAAGAATTTGTGATACCTGCTGGCAAAGGGATTAACAGTTTTTTCCACTGTAGTGACTGACAATGGAGCCTCATGCCTAGAAGCAGTTGCtaatacaaaatgaactccaaGTATTAATTTTTAGGGATTGTTCATGTTGATTTGTTctgcattttttgtttattttaggtttcatttattttttgattttcattttggttttttattttgttttgtttttatttttgagagagagagagagagaacgaatatgaaattgggtgggtagggacatggggaggatctgggaggagttgaggaaagggaaaacaagatggaattatattttatgaaaaaaatttccaGGCATGCTGGCCTACTTCTTTAATCcaagctcttgggaggtggagactggtggatctctgtgagttcaaggccagccaggtctacagagcaagttccaggaaagccatgagcacacagataaaccttgtttcaaaaaacaaaagcaacaacaaaaatccaaaaccaaccaaacaaacaaacaaaacacaacccccaaaccagaagcaaaagacaaagaattagttaaaaatatggaaagagttattttatttcttgtatccAAAATTAAACATGCTTGCAGACTCTGAATTAAGCAGAAGTTTCCCAAGACAGTGCTTATGAcaataaatataagaaacaaGCTGAACATGGTGGCAGATGACTAAAATGCAGGCAcaaaggaggctgaggaagagcaACATGAGATCATGGCCTGCTCCATACCAAGACCTGAACTCCTAACCCAAGACAAATAAACACAACCAAATGAAACTATTCTAATATCCAAACCAAACCATGGTAAAACTAGTTGGGTTTTGTTACTGGGcaagcaattttaattatttgaataaaTGTTCTTCAAGTGGTGAAATTGCTCACCGTTTTACACTGAAAAGAATGTACATGTATTCATTGGTACAAATCAAACTGTTACTTGTTTTATCCACTGGATAGTAAATATTGTGTTATTTGTGAATTGATATGCTCTAGTGTTTAGAATAATAAGCATGTTTTCaatagatttttaattaattaatttattttcattatttacatacccacacaaacagggaaagggagagaagaaagaacaaaggccagtgtgtgtgagtgtgagagagaatcCCCCTTCCTACATTTGACTTAACTAAGGCATTCCTCCAGTGTGGGGTGTTGCCCTTAGCATAGCAGTGACCTTGGCTCCCCATGAAGGCTCCCAGGTGGAAGGTGAGACCAGGGTCCAGTACTGAGAGTGGAGATGCATCTGACCCCTGACCAGCCAGCTTCACACAGAGCCAGGGCCCCAACCTCCTCACCGTCTCTAACCTGGCACTCAGCAGCCAACAGCAGCCTTTCTGCATACGGTGACAGAAGAGGACAGACAGAAGTGTGGACATGAAGTGACACAGGACACCAGCTGTCCAAGAGCAGAGAGCCTGAAGGACCAAATGGAGGAGCAAGAGGAAGTCCTGACATGCTGGAGAGGGGAAGATCTGTAGTCACTACAGTTCCACCCCCAACCTCACTGGGAATCTTTTCAGGGCTACACAGCATTCccttcacacagagacacaaaccaacagacacacacaggaagctcAATGGTACCTCTGTTCCCAACACgctccttcacccactgagtgGCTGCCACAATGCTCTCTGTCTTGGTGACATCGAGGATCACTGTCTCCAGCCTGTCTGATGTCTTGCTCCTCAGCTCCTCAGCTCCGTTTTCTGTCAGACATGCAGCCAGCACCCTCATGCCTCTCCTGTCCAGCTGTCTGGCCAGCAGGTTCCCAAAGCCCGAGTCACAGCCCGTGATGAAGACATGCTTGTCTTGGAGATGGCtcaccacctgcctctccctgaaCAAGCGCAGGAGGTTCCACAGGACCAGGAGAGCCACCAGGTAGAGCCACATGGCTTTGAAAAGGACAGGCACATACAGTCTGTGCTAAAGCGAGCCTGGCCTCTATTCAGGAGGACTAGTAGACCCTGAAGactcaggagacacagaggaacaGAGGCTTCTAGCAGGGAGTCCACACTTTGTTCCTTGTCTGCTGCCTGCCTTGGTAACTATTTATGCCTCACTTCTATGATCTTTCACCTGTTTGCTAAGCTGATATATATAATGGCCTTTGGCATCCCCTTACTTGCTGCCAAAGAAAACATCACTGTCTCTTCAGTAACACACCTCCATTCTCTTATGATTTTCGCATTTACTTGTGTGGGAATACATGCATGTTTCCTCACACATGCTCACTACCGGCAGACCCTGGCTCCCCTGTGACTCTGCATCTGGCACTCCAGTGCCCCAAACCTAGGGCTTTCTGAACATAGGTGCTGTTGCCCTACCTGCACTGAGACTCAGAAGACATTATGTGAAAATGCAGCCCTGAGCAAGTGGGTTGATGTAGACTGTGGAGAGCCTGAGGGCACTGgacaatatttattttcatactgTCAGCAATACAACCCTTCAAAGGAATTGAATCAGAAGAGCCACTTGGGGCAGGTACCTCCCTGCAGCAGGGAACAGGGAGGTTCTGAATTGGATGGAGTTGCAGGCAGGGGCTTGTTCTCTCAAGACACCTGAAGGAACAAAGTGAGAGATGTCCTGAGTGTTTCCTATGACATTGGGGTGGACTGAGTCTTGGGAGTGAGATGGAGGTGACTCGGCAAGATGGTGACCTTTTGCATCTGCAGTACATGGAGTGAGGTTGTGAATGTGTATAGTTCTTCTTGAAGCTAGCTTGTGGTCCCCCTGAGGCCCTGAGGCAGATTCTGATGTGGGATCACAGGGTCTAGAGAAACTTTCCTCTAACTTGTTCTAGAGCAGGGGTGGTGGAAGTCAACACCAGCTGAATCACTTCTCATTCTGCACAGATCTGTCAAAGCTAAAGTCATTGGACCAAAAGTGTAATGAGGACCTCTCCTTGGTGACGGACTGCATGGAGCACGCGCTGACTTCCCGTCACCCTCGCACCCGATACTCAGCAGGTTGGGATGCCAAGCT comes from Onychomys torridus chromosome 20, mOncTor1.1, whole genome shotgun sequence and encodes:
- the LOC118571053 gene encoding retinol dehydrogenase 16-like; amino-acid sequence: MWLYLVALLVLWNLLRLFRERQVVSHLQDKHVFITGCDSGFGNLLARQLDRRGMRVLAACLTENGAEELRSKTSDRLETVILDVTKTESIVAATQWVKERVGNRGLWGLVNNAGISIPTVPNEWLNKQDFAKILDVNLLGMIEVTLNMLPLVRKARGRVVNVSSVMGRVSLFGGGYCISKYGVEAFSDSLRRELSYFGVKVAIIEPGYFKTDITSSDMHSSNTKMSWDKAGLEIKEIYGEKFLASYLSMIKSLDQKCNEDLSLVTDCMEHALTSRHPRTRYSAGWDAKLFYLPMSYLPTFLVDAIVYWISLKPDKAL